The Triplophysa rosa linkage group LG15, Trosa_1v2, whole genome shotgun sequence genomic sequence tgttatttaagcTAAAACCTGGCAATTGAATTTGAAACCTTGTACACAATAAATGAGTATACGTTATGGTTCTACAGTGAAATTCAAAACCTGATCTTATCTAATCTTGTTAGATGAAGGCAGATATCAAACGTGTACGATCTTCACCTGTAACTTTAGTGCCGATGACCAAGGGCAAAGGAATCTCATCTGGCAGGTCTTTGCATAAAGAcatatctgtgatttttctctgCTGCAGGAGACGCATCTTCTGTCTCTTCTGTTTAAGAGCCGTTCGCTCTTCGGCAAAGAACGCAGAGGAACATCTGCAAACCAGAATGATTGTTAACACATTAAGATTACAAATCAAAATTCAAGACATGGTAATCTAGCAATGCCGATTTAAATCTAGACGCTgcactttacatttttaaacactaAACAATGCCAGTAATTGTATGAGGGCGAAAAGAGGCTTCAGTGAACCTTCGAGGTTTGCCCATAAGTCTTCTGATTGTTCCCCATTCCACTCTGGTCAACTTCCTGGTCTTTAGATTGGGGAAAGACTCCTTCAAACACAGGCAGAAGTCATTGTCACCTTCAAATAAAGGcctaaacacaaaaataagacgatattattagaaaaaaaattacaaaataatttgtaaACCATGACTGCACTTGGGTATAGGTACTCATACCTGTCGATATTTGAATAGAACCATTCGTAGATGCACCACTTGTGTGCTTTGGGTAATTTAAGCAGATTTCGTAATCTCAGCCCAATTTTCTGTGAAGCCTTTTTGTCTGGTGTTGCAACATTTGCGAGTTTCTGTACAGGCAgaacatttatattttgtagTTCTTGTAACACAATTAGATTTCTGTATGCAAATAGTTTTATTGACAGgaattgtataaaataaaatgggaAGATGTTTAGAAGTCATTCCCACTCGCACCTGAGGCACAGTGGTGACCCTCTGACTCCTCCTAGGAGATCTGGAGGCGAGCGGCCGCTCCTCATCTTCGCAGGACATCCGACTCCTCTTTGAACTCCTTGTGGGCTGACGAAAAAAGCAAACAGGAGACATTTAGGAAGAGTAAATGCATTAGGAAGCGAAACTGCAAACACTTTTGTTCCTGTTTTCCTTAACCTTAAATGAGTAAAGCTAAACTGGACATGCCGTGAATAATATAACATACATAGTTATGAATACAAAACACCAGGACAAGATCTGAAATGTTGGCCAAGAACTAAAAAGTACTGGAGTACAACGCATTATAAATAACATGTACTTACTGTTTCCATAGAAGCGTAACTGCTCCTTCCCCTGGTGGTCTGAGATTTTGGTAAATTGTTCTTCTCATTTAGAGTATTAGACAAACTTCCTTCTTTGGAAAACAAATAATATAGCTTGTGTGAGAGGGATGTATTGAGAAACTGAAAAGTACAATCAGCACATCTCGAAACTACATTTCAGATctcatattttaaatttagcAACATATTTGACAGTGATTTATGTTTGCAGTGAAGATGCACAGTGCAACAAAAATGACCTACCTCTTAAACTTACGAGGGCTTTAGCTGATGAGcctaaacacaaaaaacaacaacaacgatgaagatatttctaaaaataacatttacaaagGTTACATATGGTTAAAACAGATTTAAAGAGGAAAAAAAGCATGTAACAACCCAATGGAAGTCACCAGTCACAAGAGCTATTTAGATTTAAAAAGTCAAGCattaatcttttaaaatcaaagtctTCCCACAGCCTcattatttgctgtttatataTGCAACATGCACAGACCTTTCAAAAGGTCTTAATgggatacttcactcaaaaatgaaaattctgtccatggtagtcaatgggtgttgagatctgtttggttataaggattattccaaaaatctttctctgttcatcagaacaaagaaatgtatacacatttggaacaactcaaaggtgagtaaatgatgatgacagaattttcattagtgcgtgaagtatcactttaaggccACTTAAAAGGGTGATCCACACAGACACTACAAATAACCTGTTTTTAACCGTAAACTGCATGTACTACAGACACAATTACAATACATCAAATTATGTTTTAGTTTAATATAGTTAATATAGTACTACCTTTTATAACAGAATAATAGcaagaaaacacacatacacagtataCGTGAAGAATTACTCGACTGCAATGAAAACAAAGCAGACGTATATATGACAATGAAACAATAATCCAGTAATAATTACTATAAAGAACCAGACCAAACGTATACACCAATTCTGTATCAAATGGACAGCGTTTATTGTATCATTTATACTGCGATTCCAGACATAAAAGgtgttttaataatattaagaGTGTTTCTACCACACAAACAAACTGACacagacaaaaacaacaaaacccaGCAGCTGTCATCGGGTTGCGACCCTGTAAACGACTGTATATCGTTCCACCATATCGTTATTATTACCACTACACCACAGCATCGAACTAGAAGAGCAGCTTTGGTTCAACTTTAGCCCTTAGAAATATCTTTTACCACGAAAATCTCCTCAGatgtgatatttatttatagtaGTAGCCTTTCAAAGCTAACTATTAGCTCGTTAGCCTCACAGCTAATAActttacgtttgttttaactAACTTACAACTATTAAAAACAATCGAAATGTAGTGCGAATGACGTGCATTGCAAAGCACTTTTAACGGCGCACGTCATCAAAGGGGGAATGTTATAACGATTTATTACGGAGTTAGTTTTATTACTCACTCTCGTCTAACAGCTGCTCGAGCTCCGCCATCTTGAATTAGCCGCGCCGGTTTTTCAAAGGCCGAGTGCCGCGCTGCATTGTGGGACGGAGAGGGCAGTTCAAACACTCCACACATCACAGACAATcaaatatttcgttttttatacACACGCTGCTTTACAAAAACGAAAATCCCACGACCAGTTTAGCGATCAGAGTATTCTTCTGATTCAGGTTTATTATTGCCATCTTTTATTAAACCGGTCTGAATTACAGTTGATATTAGGGGATGTAGGTTTTGGGTTTGTTGTGACCATCGTAACCACAAGTGAACCATAAATAAATGGCTTTTCATGCCAGAAACGTGTAGTTCATTCAAAATGGACAATTATCGAGTTATTTTATACTCACCCTCATGAGTTTCTATACtatggaaaacaaaataagatgtCTTGGTGAGCTTCTCTCCAtccaattgaagtcaatggagaccaaTGCTGTTACCAAAAGAATACAAACAtactggtttggaatgacacgagggtgagtaaataatgattttttcatttttaggtaaactatccctttaagatgccaTTATAGCTTCAATAGAGATTCctctaataaatataatatatagcaGGTGAGTGCTCTGTGCCTTTTTTGACACAAGGAAAATTGGTCAAAACAATTTTaaccagtttttttttcatacgTTGGTAAAAAAATGGCTATGAAAATGGCCcatttcataaatcattaaaTTTGATCTCAAAATTCTTATAAAATCCTTTTGGGTAAGTAGTttaactaataaaaaaatatagaaatgttgGTCTGGAACATCTCAAGTCAATATCTGTCAAGTATCTTTCTCAATCTGTCTATTGTCAATCAACAGAGGACCtatgaacaaaagaactacaacATGACACAGGAACTAAGgaatacaaactaaaagtccacaaCAACAAGGGGAAACAGAGACATACCTGTATACATGACAATATCAACTGACCTCTTATATCCCAAATTAATTTATTCTTTAGTCATCTGCTTCTCTCATAACCACATTTATGACATAATTATCTAATAAACGAGCTCTACACACATTAACAAGCCAAAAACGGTTTTATTTATGATGCAAAGATGTTCCTTAGGACATAGTCAGCATCTTGCTAATGTAACATTTGGAGCGCAACGGTTACaaaaaaaaataacataacaggTGCATGAGAACAGCAGCAGCCATTGCACATATCATTGCCATTTTAGTCGGCccaaataatttttttcataGCAATAACGAGAGACAGATAACTAAATGGTAAACTTGGACAGTAGTTAACATACAAAACATTTGTCTATGTCAAAACATTGGTCAATGTAGTAAAAGGTAACTCGTTTACGGTAGGTCTACGCTCTAGCTTACAATTCTGAAACTGTACATTTTCTTATTTCAATACTGAAAGACAAACTATAGCACTTAAAGTCAACCTGACGCCAGGTTTAACAAAACCTATTAAAACAAAGGAAGTCTATAAATCCAAATGGAAGACGGTCTACCTAACATTGTTGGTAGCTTGCAAGATCTCCACAGGTCAATTGAATCATTTCTGTGAATGcgtcaaataaacaaacatttttcctcAGAAAGGGAAATGGCAATGATACGTTTTGTGCCTGCAAATAAACATTTGGCCACTTACTCCAAACTGACAGACAAGAGCAGCTGGGACAATGCTGCGGAAATGCTAAATAACTGATTTGTTTGTCAACCCATATGCTGCTTGATCTTGAGCTCCAGTGGCGTTCAGCAGCCTGTCCAGAAGGACAGAGATCATCCGTGGTCTCACCAGAGTGAGGTCTGGTAGTTAAAGCGAATCTTCAGCAGGTATTTCAGGTTAACCTGATCAATATCGTACACAATGTACCTGGGGAAAACTGAGTTAAGGACGACACAGTGGAAGTTTGAAAGTgaagaaagactgtagaaaacCGATATACCCGATACAAATGATTATGTAAAACAAATAGTCTTTTATAAAGACAGCAAGGAGACAAATATTAAAGTTATGGAAATGTGAAGGATACTCGTTGTAGAGCAGACTTGTGTCATCAATGTTCGTATTGATGCCTTGGCCTAAGGGAACGTCCACGCCGTTGAGAGACGTAGTGGCTCTTGGATCTGGAGCAGTTCTTCCCAAACCTTTAAATAgacacaaatatacatttagaCCACTTTTATAAATTCTCATATCAGAGCATGGAATGTATTTCAAAgggttcattttatttaaaaaaaaaacattcctttCCGTTTGCTTACCTTTCACACTGTGTTTACCCTTTGGAAGCTTTGTAATGTGTGAGGCCTTCTTCAGTTCATGCCTGTAGACAAAAGTTGATGtcagaaaatataaaagaagAAGCGCAAAGCAGAAAAATGACCTGTAAGAACCTCTTACATGTTTCCAAGCGCAACCTCTCCTAGCAGAATAAAACCAACCGGATCAGCCTGGGAGGTGTGGCAGTAGTTTGCGCTCTTCGACACCATGTCGGCAAAATAAACACCTTTGCCAAACATGTAACCTGTCTGTAACATAACACGGCAAGCTTCAATAAAACGTTCTAAAGAAACATTTCTGCACACTTATTTTTCGTCAAGGAGCAGCTCAAATCGGCAGAGGTTACGGGAACTTACCACAGGAGCCTCAGGTGGAGCGATTCGTAGACCCTGAGACATGATACCTGCGTAGTTGGTGGTGCGAGAGCCGTGCCACAACAGCTGATTGTTAGGTAGCTCTTTAAACGGACGGTAACGCTGGTACTCGCCCTCCCTATCGATTTTAAAGATCTGGTGGGGCAAAAACACAACGATGAGAGATGAACATCATTTCACAGCAACGCTATACACATATAAATTACAATCTACACTAGTTAATCTGGTGAAAGAGTGGTGGCAAGAGATCTTACCTCTTCCACATCGAGGGTGTAGTTGTTATGGGTAGCTGCGTGTGTGTTCGTCACATACTGCAGGATAAGCTGAGCCTCATCTGTAGACTTATCGACCACCTAGAAACACAAGCAAtttgataataataaaaacagtgaCACCAGTTCACATCACCTCAAATTCACTCCAAACAAAAAGCAGCCTTTACCTCAATTTTAGTTTTGAGTTTCTCATAATTAATGTCAATGGGATCTTTCTTATTGTCCTCGACTCCGCCCCGCAGCAGGCTGTAAGCCACTTCAATGTCCAACAGGTTGTCCAGCATCTGCACCTTTTGCtacaatgtacagtacatttaataATTAGCAAGATGTTATGGTGAAACGGTTGCTATGGCAACCCCAGCCCTGGTTATGTTTGAAACGTGCCTGTATGTAGTCCAGGTTACTCAACAGCGGCGGTTTCTTCATGCCGAAGTCGTGGGGTATCAGTGTGTAGAAACGATTGGACAGGTCTAAGATGATGGATTCGGAAGCGCTATCTGCCACAGCCTACAAAAAAAATTGACATTAGTGTAAAAGAGGCCATTTAGAGCATAAATGCGGGTAAGATTGTGAACCAGAGACAACACCAACCTGCTGGACCTCATTCAGGAGGGAATAGGCACTCTGGATCTGTCGCTTACTCAGTTTCCCCAAAGGCATCTTCTGCAGGTCAATCTGTGGAAGGAAATAACATCATAGTTACGATCAAAACCACAGTGATTTCACTCTATCTCTAGTGTTGCTTAAAGTTGAACCCACCTCAAACTCAACCATGGCTTTCTTCATGCTCTCCACATCAAAGATCATTCGGATGAGGTCCTGGACGGGCTTGGCCAGATGGGACTTTGCACCTGCACTTGCAGTCAACTTCTTCACAGCCTCCTCGTCCTGTGTTAATAAATATTCATAGGAcccactgtttttaaacatcttAACGTTGTTATGCTCTATAGACTATTTCAGCGGtaacaacaaacaaacgttCCCAaaattaacttccggtagaccttcaccaagaatcaataactgttgagtagtttttatttaatacagttaataTACGACAAAATATTAATCttatgaaattaaatataaaataaatagttatattattagccactagccagaccgttaaccaaacagttaacttcaggccaggcgtgtgcgtccaatgaaacccgCCTATATTAAGGGACATTTTTACATTGAAACATTTATAGACAGAGATGTACTATGCTATAGAGTTATTTAATATAGTTACTATAAGTTATTTTAACAAtgctttttgatttttttttccaaataattCTTCCAGTTTTTACCTGTCCGTAGTCAATCTCCAGAGGGTAAAATTTATTGGGATATTTAGTGAAGCTGGTGGAGGCCCAGGCATTCCCCGTCTTCTCTTCATATACACTACAGAAGTTGTCCATAGCAGAGTTCTTGTCGTAAAATTTGTCCAGTTTGTTTCCCCCAATTGTTGTGCCGACTCGACCCCATGACCTGAACACCCAGTACCTAGACGACAAAACAATAACAttgtaaacaacatttaaaaaaacaagtagcccttaactcttaaaaataaaggttctatacagcaatgccatagaagaaccatttttggttccacaaagaaccattaagtcaaaggttctttaaagaaccatctctttcttactgttttataatctgaagaaccctttttcgccacaaagaaccttatgtaaaacagaaaggttctttatgaaaccaaaaggttcttctattgcatcgaagaaccttttgaagcacctttttttaaaagtgttgcATGAAATCACGGAaccatgtttctacagtagccctaagggtagatacattatctccttcgtcAAAGTGAAAACATGAAGACATCTTCGTCCTGTCTCAGTCACAGTAGTGCttagaaagggaggggtgagcggcggactgagccattggttgcaattcgcaacctcaccgctagatgccgctaaatctCACACACAGGACCTTTTAAAAATTTATATTGAGGGTGATTGGTAAGAAGTGAGGTCAGATCTTACCGTTTCTGAACATCATCTTCCAGCAGCTGTAGTTTGTAGTATGAGTTTGTGCCTCTGACGATGTCCACGAGTCCCAGTGTGGCGCTATAAATCTTCCCGTTCTGATCCATAACGTGAGCGCAGTTCTCCAGACCCGACTCTGGATCTACCGCTGCTCCGCCTTTCACTGTCAGCTTCATTTTCTTTGATTTGCTTCCACCTGCAGGTGCAGAGAAACAAAAATACCAGTGTTATTTATTCACAAAAAGTGTATGAATGTCATTAAGGTATGAAGTGTCATTTAAGATTTAAATATCACGCAGGCATATTTTTTGAATATTAAAGCTTATTTGAGCTTGTATACCCTAAAGAGGTTGAAGTATCTTTGTACGGAAATAAGAATATGAACACACAAAATTGATCCcatttaattatataataaatctCTCTAGCATTATTGTGCACATATTGGGTCTCATTttatgaaacacgagcagaacaaATTTTTGAGTAAATCGTTCGTAATCGTGATCAATGTCTcataagaaatgtaaaaaaaaatattaccttCTTCCTCTTTGACTTTACCAGTGCTCTTTGAGGAATGACCTCCGGTGGATTTGGAGGCCGCGGTTGCAGCCTGGGCCTCGACTTTAACTTCAGCCCCCCAGGGAGAGATGGCGTGCAGGGAGATGAGCTCCTGAAGGGCCTTGCCAGACTCCTTGATGTCAGTGAGGAAGTCCTCGGCCACCACACGCACACCTGCGTCCCTCACCTCCTCCATCTTCTTAGTCATTTTTTCAATTTCCTCTGAGACGCAACAGGAACAGAGCGGGTTATTAATGATTTTCTCAGTTACACACGCCAACAGATAAACAGGCGAAGATTTAAAAGGGACATTAATTTTGACTAACAAGTCCAAGCAGAACTTTCATTCCTGTGAGAACATATTGATCCATACAGGACACCTGGTTAACATACAGTTACATAATTTTGTATCATAAGATTACCAGAGTCAGTAAGCCAAAATAAACTTGTAAAAAAAACCACAATGCAAATAAGACAAGACTTTTCAACCCTTAGGGAACATTTTTAGACAACTAATGTGCGAAATCTTGTTTAGCCCAACATCTAAGGCAGATAATATTTTTGAGCGTAAGGCATCCAAAATGGAGGACAGTACCAATAGAAAACTCAGATTATCACTTACTTTTGGAGCTCAGGCAGAGAGTAGCTTTGTTGGCACTGCTTGTCATTTTTCCTCCAAGATCCTCAACGACAGCCTTCAGGTCATCTTTGTTCTTACGGAGTTTTCCCACGGTCAACAGCTTCAGTCCTGTCAGAGGCTTATCTGCAGATATACGTAGACAGACAACATCCTTCAGACCACTGTATACTGTAGCATCGTTTCACAGATTATTCAAACatcaaactaaactaaaaactagggatgcactgatatgtacattttggccgataacgataaccgataattctttaacattgataaccgatatattggccgatatacagtatctaaatattaatataaaattctctAAGACTGActagtggacaactgcttttatttgataacattcactgcagaaaagaaagtaaccattagttctcttttcccccctgaaaatcatgtaccaactttacactagttaacgattctttaaccttcaaacttttctggtatattctttattggtaacacttaacaataaggtgctatttgttagcaattagtttatgcattagctaacataaactaacaaggaacaatacttctaaagcatttaataatattaattcatgttaatttcagcatttactaatacattattaaaatcaaacgttgtcacagttaacattagttaacgcaCCATGAACtcacatgaataactgtatttacatgaactaacattgacaaggattaataaatgataacaaattaaattgttcattgttagctaatgttggTTAacgcattaactaatgttaactaatagcaccttattgtaaagtgttaaacaaatattagaTGTTCTTCAAGAGCAACctagaaaaatgttcttaatagccacatatCTAACAgatctcaagacagaaagcattcagacagcagtctgattcaaacaatatgcttttgttcctattatttacacattcataaatactgtatctacatactgtacctacatcaacaatgttttgctaatagcagtaagtgactgatcacgacagaaagacagtactggactgtattttaactgtaagCAGCGTGCAGATGAagtagtttaaccagaggaaattatttatgatttattggctatatcggcctaaattctATTATCGGcagataccgataacattaaaaatgaccatttatcggccgatgcagatatggccgataatttatcgtgcatccctactaaAAACTCTAAATCTAAAAAGATTCTTTAAGAACTCTAAAACTTCTCGAGTCTCTGTTGCCTTTAAAAAGGTCTCTCAAAAACACGCATGAGGCTGAATAAACGAActcaattgtcatttttgggtaggggtgtaacgatacgctcagctcacgattcaatACGATACATGATACTGGGTTTACAGTAACGACTGCATCACGATAttagtaaaaaataaagaaatatgtaaGTGACACTCAAATTAAACTTTTTAACAATTTTtagtaacatttattattttgttaaagaattGACAACATTGTATGTTTAATTTAACCATTTTTATGTTCAGAAAACTAATAAAACTGAATAGATCTGTcactgaaaataataataataaataacacttttaacaaaaaaaataattatttaaaaatatattgccaTAGCTCTATGATACGTTtcttaatgtttttgtattgcGACACACGATACTTTGttatattgttacacccctatttttgggtgaataatGTTTAGGAGCTTTTCTGAATCACTGACCTGCATGCACCTCGGTCAGGTTATTGGTGGAAGCAGAGGACAAATTGGGGGCAGCTGAGTTCGTAGCACCT encodes the following:
- the parp1 gene encoding poly [ADP-ribose] polymerase 1 — its product is MADSQDDKLYKAEYAKSGRASCKKCKENIAKDSMRMAIMVQSPMFDGKVPHWHHFSCFWLRAAVQSTSDISGFTDLRWDDQEKVKKAIETGGATGGKGEQKGAAKGEKTLNEFAVEYAKSNRSTCKGCEQKIEKDHIRVSKKTVDPEKPQLGLIDRWYHTSCFVSRREELLFKPEYSATQLKGFAALRDEDKEELKKRLPAVKNEGKRKADDVDGESVSKKQKKEHEKLEMKLKEQSQLVWGIKDKLKKHCSVNDMKELLIANHQEVPSGESNVVDRLSDCMAFGSLKPCEMCKGGQLVFKSDAYYCTGDISAWTKCVFKTQTPDRKDWVTPKEFCEIPFLKKFKFKRQDRVFPKDAPPATPTPSTASKGATNSAAPNLSSASTNNLTEVHADKPLTGLKLLTVGKLRKNKDDLKAVVEDLGGKMTSSANKATLCLSSKKEIEKMTKKMEEVRDAGVRVVAEDFLTDIKESGKALQELISLHAISPWGAEVKVEAQAATAASKSTGGHSSKSTGKVKEEEGGSKSKKMKLTVKGGAAVDPESGLENCAHVMDQNGKIYSATLGLVDIVRGTNSYYKLQLLEDDVQKRYWVFRSWGRVGTTIGGNKLDKFYDKNSAMDNFCSVYEEKTGNAWASTSFTKYPNKFYPLEIDYGQDEEAVKKLTASAGAKSHLAKPVQDLIRMIFDVESMKKAMVEFEIDLQKMPLGKLSKRQIQSAYSLLNEVQQAVADSASESIILDLSNRFYTLIPHDFGMKKPPLLSNLDYIQQKVQMLDNLLDIEVAYSLLRGGVEDNKKDPIDINYEKLKTKIEVVDKSTDEAQLILQYVTNTHAATHNNYTLDVEEIFKIDREGEYQRYRPFKELPNNQLLWHGSRTTNYAGIMSQGLRIAPPEAPVTGYMFGKGVYFADMVSKSANYCHTSQADPVGFILLGEVALGNMHELKKASHITKLPKGKHSVKGLGRTAPDPRATTSLNGVDVPLGQGINTNIDDTSLLYNEYIVYDIDQVNLKYLLKIRFNYQTSLW